The following nucleotide sequence is from Futiania mangrovi.
GCGCAAGGTACGATCCGTTCAGTCGTCGCCGTCTTCTCCGCTATCCTCATCGCCCTCGGTGTCCGCTTCGGCTTCGCCGCCGGCCGAGGGGGCCGCCATGACGCCGAGCTCTCCGCGCAGCGCCTTCAGCAGCATCTCTTCGGTCAGCCCATCTTCGTCGCTGCCGCCTTCTTCGCTCATCAGCAACGACAGCTCGTCGTCTTCCGGCTCGTCGACCTCGACGTGCTTCTGCAGGCTCTCGATCAGGCCGTTGCGCAGATCCTCGGGCGTCTTCGTCTCGTCGGCGATCTCGCGCAGCGCGACCACGGGGTTCTTGTCGTTGTCGCGGTCGATGGACAGCGGCGCGCCGGAGGAAATCTCGCGCGCACGATGCGCCGACAGAAGAACCAGTTCGAAGCGGTTGTCGACCTTGTCGATGCAATCTTCAACGGTAACGCGGGCCATGGGGGTCTGCCTCGTGCGTTCGGGGTCCGTGCCGTCCGGCAGGCGGGCGCGCGTCGCCTTCCTGCAGGACAAGACATAAGAGGCCGCCGTCCCGGGGACAAGCGGATCAAGAGGTGGCGTCTAGCGTGCCCGCGCCGGGGCTGTCAAGGACTTCGGGGGGCTCGTGTGGTCCCAGCGCGGCGATCATCTCGTCGGGGCTCGCGCCGGTGACCGGATGGCGCCAGCCGGGGGCTGCGTCGCGCAGCGGATACAGGACGAAGGCGCGTTCGTGCAGCCGTGGATGCGGCAGGGCCAGCGGCCGCGACAGCGCCGGTGCCCCCGGCTTGACCGTGGTGTCTCCGGGCCAGTCGGCGGGCTGCACCCGGCTGCCTGCGTCCAGCAGATCGAGGTCGAGCGTGCGCGCCTCCCACGTTACCCGGCGGGTGCGCCCGAACTTCCGCTCGATCTCGTGCAGCGCGTCGAGCACATCTTCGGGCCGCAGCGCCGCCGGCACCTCGACGCGCGCGACCGCGTTCACGAAATCCGGCTGCCCGGTCGGCGGGACGGGCGCGGTGCGGTAGAAGCGGGAAATCGCTACCACCCGCCAGCCCCGCACCCGCATGCCGTCCAGCGCACGGGCCAGCGTCACGCGCGGCACTCCGGCGGGGGACGGCAGGTTCGCGCCCAACGCGATCAGGCAAGAAACATTTCCTTCCGCTTGCACGATCATGTATCGAGACACCGTCTGTTTATGAGGGTGCCCCGGTCCTCTTGCGCGCGGCCCTCCCTCGAAAGCACTTTCTTTGATCTCCTTGCCACGGGTGACACCTTGAACATCTATCCCCACGAACGCATTGCGGTCTTCATCGACGGTTCGAACCTGTACGCTGCCGCACGCGCGCTCAACCTCGACATCGATTATCGCCGCCTGCGCGCGCACTTTGCTGCGCAAGGCCGCCTCGTGCGCGCCTTCTACTACACTGCAATCATGGAGGACACGGAGTATTCGCCGCTCCGTCCGCTCGTCGACTGGCT
It contains:
- the rpoZ gene encoding DNA-directed RNA polymerase subunit omega encodes the protein MARVTVEDCIDKVDNRFELVLLSAHRAREISSGAPLSIDRDNDKNPVVALREIADETKTPEDLRNGLIESLQKHVEVDEPEDDELSLLMSEEGGSDEDGLTEEMLLKALRGELGVMAAPSAGGEAEADTEGDEDSGEDGDD
- the folK gene encoding 2-amino-4-hydroxy-6-hydroxymethyldihydropteridine diphosphokinase, producing MIVQAEGNVSCLIALGANLPSPAGVPRVTLARALDGMRVRGWRVVAISRFYRTAPVPPTGQPDFVNAVARVEVPAALRPEDVLDALHEIERKFGRTRRVTWEARTLDLDLLDAGSRVQPADWPGDTTVKPGAPALSRPLALPHPRLHERAFVLYPLRDAAPGWRHPVTGASPDEMIAALGPHEPPEVLDSPGAGTLDATS